In the genome of Pediococcus claussenii ATCC BAA-344, one region contains:
- a CDS encoding CamS family sex pheromone protein, producing the protein MKKISTLIALLGLSLLLVACGNLSNSSMQTNSTTGQQNKKSTYQVTGQPSDGQYTGVIKNGHYLTSKARGLTADQNGNINNVESFENGLLDVSKKTFSPDKYVFQEGQYLSSSTVQNWIDRKSKDNPTGLNPTNNGSTDPNKRNPIYLQSLEEQDFMEKTGNSLKIKGMTIGLAMNSIDYYHKEQYGPTFETKISDAELMKQGKAIAQTVLARIRQNKDLKKIPIVIAIYKQASNDSLTGGTFKTYSVNNGVSLDSWKDLDYKNVVFPIKNGASVPSSNDASAFENFQTQVESFFPNLSGVTAQARYNGKSMQGMQVTITTQFYSETEIDSFTQFVADQAQKYLPSGVKIDITVSSSEGIQSFLTRSANERNFSSHVFTSY; encoded by the coding sequence ATGAAAAAAATTAGTACATTGATTGCACTGCTAGGATTATCGTTACTATTGGTTGCGTGCGGGAATTTGAGTAATTCAAGTATGCAAACTAATAGCACAACTGGGCAACAAAATAAGAAGAGTACCTATCAAGTTACTGGCCAACCAAGCGATGGTCAGTATACTGGAGTAATAAAAAATGGACATTATTTAACCAGTAAAGCACGGGGATTAACTGCTGATCAAAACGGTAACATTAATAATGTTGAGAGCTTTGAAAATGGCTTATTAGATGTTTCCAAAAAAACATTTTCACCTGATAAATATGTTTTTCAAGAAGGACAGTATTTGAGTTCAAGTACAGTTCAAAACTGGATAGATCGTAAATCAAAGGATAATCCAACTGGGTTGAATCCTACTAATAATGGCTCAACGGATCCGAATAAACGTAATCCAATTTATCTGCAATCGCTTGAAGAACAGGATTTCATGGAGAAGACTGGTAATTCCCTTAAAATTAAAGGGATGACGATTGGCTTAGCTATGAATAGTATTGACTACTATCATAAGGAACAATATGGTCCAACCTTTGAAACCAAAATTTCTGACGCTGAGTTAATGAAGCAAGGCAAGGCAATTGCCCAAACAGTTTTGGCAAGAATTAGACAGAACAAAGATTTGAAAAAGATCCCAATTGTGATTGCAATTTACAAACAAGCATCTAATGACAGTCTCACTGGAGGAACTTTTAAAACATATTCTGTCAATAATGGTGTATCGCTGGATTCGTGGAAAGACTTGGATTATAAGAATGTTGTATTCCCAATTAAGAATGGAGCTAGCGTGCCTAGTTCAAATGATGCCAGTGCATTTGAAAACTTTCAAACTCAAGTCGAAAGCTTTTTCCCTAATCTAAGTGGTGTTACTGCACAAGCAAGGTATAATGGTAAATCGATGCAGGGGATGCAAGTCACTATCACTACTCAGTTTTATAGTGAGACCGAGATTGATAGTTTTACTCAATTTGTAGCTGATCAAGCACAGAAATACCTGCCCTCAGGGGTCAAGATTGACATTACAGTTAGTTCTAGCGAGGGAATCCAGAGTTTTCTCACAAGATCAGCAAATGAACGGAATTTTAGTTCCCACGTCTTTACAAGTTATTAA
- the gatB gene encoding Asp-tRNA(Asn)/Glu-tRNA(Gln) amidotransferase subunit GatB: MNFQTTIGLEVHIELKTNSKIFSPSPVEFGDDPNSNTNVIDWGYPGVLPQTNKGVVEAGMMAATALHADIAPYQHFDRKNYFYPDNPKAYQVTQSDTPIGTDGWIEIEVDGKKKKVGISEMHIEEDAGKNTHNPNGYSYVDLNRQGTPLIEIVSKPDIESPDEAYAYLEALRQTIQFTGISDVKMEEGSMRVDVNISIRPFGSETFGTKAELKNINSFNFVRKGLAFEEKRQQQILLAGGQVRPETRRYDEPSGQTILMRLKEGADDYRYFPEPDLPAIHISDKWIKDVEAKMPEMPSKRRDRYVNKLGLSDYDAMVLTQTKEMSDFFESAVAEGADAKLTANYLMGDVNAFLNDQKVDLQDTKLTPEHLASMVKMISGDVISSKIAKKVFKAITDGEEPEAWVKAKGLVQLSDPAQLQPIITAVVNDNEQSVVDFKNGKDRAVGFLVGQIMKQTKGQANPKVVNQLLMKELNAR, from the coding sequence ATGAATTTTCAAACAACGATTGGGCTTGAAGTCCACATTGAGTTAAAAACAAACTCTAAAATTTTCAGTCCCTCTCCAGTAGAATTTGGGGATGATCCTAATTCTAATACTAACGTAATTGATTGGGGGTATCCTGGTGTATTGCCTCAAACTAATAAGGGGGTCGTTGAAGCAGGGATGATGGCAGCAACAGCTTTGCATGCTGATATTGCCCCTTATCAACACTTTGATCGTAAGAATTACTTTTATCCTGACAATCCCAAGGCGTACCAAGTTACCCAATCTGATACTCCAATTGGTACTGATGGATGGATTGAAATTGAAGTTGATGGCAAAAAGAAAAAAGTTGGAATTTCTGAAATGCATATTGAAGAAGATGCTGGGAAAAATACGCATAATCCAAATGGATATTCCTACGTTGACTTAAACCGTCAGGGTACACCATTAATTGAAATTGTTTCAAAACCAGATATTGAATCACCGGATGAAGCATATGCTTATTTGGAAGCGTTACGGCAAACAATTCAATTTACAGGAATTTCTGATGTTAAAATGGAAGAAGGATCAATGCGAGTTGATGTAAATATTTCAATTCGTCCATTTGGTTCTGAAACCTTTGGAACAAAAGCGGAATTGAAGAATATCAATTCGTTTAATTTTGTCCGCAAAGGATTAGCATTTGAGGAAAAGCGTCAGCAACAAATTTTGTTGGCTGGCGGACAAGTCCGTCCGGAAACACGTCGGTATGATGAACCTTCTGGGCAGACAATCCTAATGCGTCTTAAGGAAGGGGCTGATGACTATCGGTACTTCCCTGAACCAGATTTACCAGCAATCCACATTAGCGATAAATGGATTAAGGACGTTGAGGCTAAGATGCCAGAGATGCCTAGCAAGCGCCGTGATCGCTATGTTAACAAGCTAGGATTGTCTGACTATGATGCAATGGTGCTTACTCAGACCAAAGAAATGTCTGATTTCTTTGAATCTGCAGTCGCTGAAGGTGCGGATGCGAAGCTAACGGCCAACTATTTGATGGGGGATGTTAATGCTTTCTTGAATGATCAGAAGGTTGACCTTCAAGATACAAAGCTAACGCCTGAACATCTTGCTTCAATGGTTAAGATGATTAGTGGTGATGTGATTTCCTCAAAAATTGCTAAAAAGGTTTTCAAGGCGATTACGGATGGAGAAGAGCCAGAAGCATGGGTTAAAGCTAAAGGACTTGTTCAATTATCTGATCCTGCTCAACTACAACCAATCATTACAGCAGTTGTTAATGATAACGAACAATCAGTTGTTGATTTCAAGAATGGTAAGGATCGTGCCGTTGGTTTCCTTGTTGGTCAAATTATGAAACAGACTAAGGGACAGGCTAATCCTAAGGTTGTTAATCAGTTGTTAATGAAAGAGTTAAATGCTCGATAA
- the gatA gene encoding Asp-tRNA(Asn)/Glu-tRNA(Gln) amidotransferase subunit GatA, with product MDFLNTSVRELHQKLVNKELTVTDLVKNTLKSIESTQNDLNAYIAVNQENALKKAAELDKNGVPENEIWAGIPVAVKDNIVTIDLPTTAASKILENFTSIYDATVVERLREHQAIIIGKANLDEFAMGGSTETSYFGTVKNPWDHTKVPGGSSGGSAATVSNGDVIGALGTDTGGSIRQPASFTGVVGVKPTYGRVSRYGAIAFGSSLDQIGPLTRNVRDNADLLNIIAGLDEHDMTSSDREVPDFASKIGEDIKGMKIALPKEYLGEGIDEDVKQVVLGAAEKFKALGATVEEVSLPHSKYGVAAYYIIGSSEASSNLQRFDGIRYGYRADDVKNLEDVYVKTRSEGFGDEVKRRIMLGTYSLSAGYFDAYFKKAAQVRTLLIQDFNRIFENYDLIIGPTAPTPAFKIGAEIDDPTTMYMNDLLTIPLNLAGLPAMSVPAGMADGMPVGLQIIAKSFDEVTMYQAGAAFEDNSDMKNQHPGKGND from the coding sequence ATGGATTTTTTAAATACTTCTGTTAGAGAGCTTCATCAAAAATTAGTTAACAAAGAGTTAACTGTTACTGACTTGGTTAAGAATACTTTAAAGAGCATTGAGTCGACACAGAATGATCTAAATGCTTATATTGCTGTTAATCAGGAAAATGCCTTAAAAAAAGCTGCTGAGTTAGACAAAAATGGAGTTCCCGAAAATGAGATTTGGGCAGGAATTCCGGTGGCTGTTAAAGATAATATCGTTACGATTGACTTACCAACGACTGCTGCTTCTAAGATTTTGGAGAACTTTACTTCTATCTATGATGCAACAGTGGTTGAACGTCTAAGGGAACATCAAGCAATTATTATTGGAAAAGCTAATCTCGACGAATTCGCAATGGGAGGGTCAACTGAGACCTCTTATTTTGGTACGGTTAAGAATCCATGGGATCACACTAAAGTGCCAGGTGGTTCTTCAGGGGGCTCGGCTGCTACAGTATCCAATGGTGATGTTATTGGTGCACTAGGCACTGATACCGGTGGCTCAATTCGTCAGCCCGCTTCTTTCACAGGTGTTGTTGGAGTTAAGCCTACCTATGGGCGAGTTTCAAGATATGGTGCAATTGCATTTGGATCAAGTCTAGACCAGATTGGTCCTCTGACACGTAATGTTAGGGACAACGCTGATTTATTGAATATTATTGCTGGTTTGGATGAACACGACATGACAAGTTCAGATCGCGAAGTACCAGATTTTGCTTCCAAAATAGGCGAAGATATTAAAGGAATGAAGATTGCTTTACCTAAAGAATATCTTGGTGAAGGTATTGACGAGGATGTAAAACAGGTTGTTTTGGGTGCAGCAGAAAAGTTCAAGGCGCTCGGTGCTACAGTTGAAGAAGTGTCATTACCACACAGTAAATATGGAGTGGCAGCTTACTATATTATTGGTTCATCTGAAGCATCCTCAAACTTACAACGTTTTGATGGTATCCGTTATGGGTATCGTGCTGATGATGTTAAAAATTTAGAGGATGTTTATGTCAAAACTCGTTCAGAAGGTTTTGGTGACGAAGTTAAACGGCGAATTATGTTGGGAACTTATTCATTATCTGCTGGATACTTTGATGCGTATTTTAAGAAAGCGGCCCAAGTTAGAACTTTATTGATTCAAGACTTTAACCGAATTTTTGAAAACTATGATTTAATCATCGGACCGACTGCTCCAACACCTGCTTTCAAGATTGGTGCGGAAATTGATGACCCAACTACTATGTATATGAATGATTTACTAACAATTCCATTGAACTTAGCAGGGCTTCCAGCAATGTCAGTTCCGGCCGGAATGGCCGATGGAATGCCAGTTGGATTACAAATTATCGCGAAGTCTTTTGATGAAGTTACGATGTATCAAGCAGGTGCTGCATTTGAGGATAATTCTGATATGAAAAATCAACATCCTGGAAAGGGGAATGACTAA
- the gatC gene encoding Asp-tRNA(Asn)/Glu-tRNA(Gln) amidotransferase subunit GatC, with amino-acid sequence MANQISKEEVQHVAELAKLEFNATDLDKFTKQFEDTIDLVNTLNEVDTEGVEPTFSVTDQVDRMREDVAVQANQKDALLKNAPDEEDGFIRVPAIIDESEEA; translated from the coding sequence ATGGCAAATCAAATTTCAAAAGAAGAAGTACAACATGTTGCTGAACTCGCAAAATTGGAGTTTAATGCTACTGATTTGGACAAGTTTACAAAACAATTCGAAGATACGATTGACCTAGTCAATACTTTAAATGAAGTTGATACAGAAGGTGTAGAACCAACGTTTAGTGTAACGGACCAAGTTGACCGCATGCGTGAAGATGTTGCTGTTCAGGCAAATCAAAAAGACGCGCTTTTAAAGAATGCGCCTGACGAAGAAGATGGATTTATTCGAGTGCCTGCAATTATTGACGAAAGTGAGGAAGCATAA